A stretch of Electrophorus electricus isolate fEleEle1 chromosome 3, fEleEle1.pri, whole genome shotgun sequence DNA encodes these proteins:
- the rnf144ab gene encoding probable E3 ubiquitin-protein ligase RNF144A-B isoform X1: MDPGAMSTSPRDPPTPLACKLCLGQFPPEHMSTVSQCQCIFCGECLKRYIELLITDGLQTVITCPDSACLKHGELQDSEIESIVSADVMQRYRRLQFEREVLLDPCRTWCPSSSCQAVCQLKATEASTAQLVQCPDCSLRFCSACQADWHGGEVCQESLPVMTFESEDNGSMGSHEEDEALIKRCPKCKVYIERDEGCAQMMCTNCKHAFCWYCLESLDDDFLLTHYDKGPCRKKLGHSRVSVIWHRTQVVGIFAGFGLLLLVASPFLLLAMPFILCCKCNCRRQDDNL; the protein is encoded by the exons ATGGACCCAGGAGCCATGAGCACATCCCCCAGGGATCCGCCCACCCCACTGGCCTGCAAGCTCTGCCTGGGACAGTTCCCACCGGAGCACATGAGCACCGTCTCCCAGTGCCAGTGCATCTTCTGTGGCGAG TGTTTAAAGCGCTACATCGAGCTGCTGATCACAGACGGCCTGCAAACGGTGATCACCTGCCCAGACTCCGCTTGTCTAAAACACGGAGAACTGCAGGACAGCGAG ATTGAATCTATAGTGAGTGCAGATGTCATGCAGCGGTACAGAAGGCTGCAGTTTGAGCGAG AGGTGCTGCTGGACCCCTGCCGGACCTGGTGCCCGTCCTCCTCGTGCCAGGCCGTGTGCCAGCTGAAGGCAACAGAGGCCTCCACGGCCCAGCTGGTGCAGTGCCCCGACTGCAGCCTGCGCTTCTGCTCGGCATGCCAGGCTGACTGGCACGGCGGGGAGGTGTGCCAGGAGAGCCTGCCTGTTATGACCTTCGAGTCTGAGGATAACGG TTCCATGGGTAGCCACGAGGAGGACGAGGCTCTGATCAAGCGTTGTCCGAAGTGTAAAGTGTACATTGAGAGAGATGAGGGCTGTGCTCAGATGATGTGTACGAACTGCAAGCATGCCTTCTGCTGGTACTGCCTGGAGTCACTGGAT GATGACTTCTTACTGACGCACTACGACAAAGGACCATGTCGGAAAAAACTGGGTCATTCCAGAGTATCTGTCATCTGGCATCGGACACAG GTGGTGGGTATATTTGCTGGTTTcggcctgctgctgctggttgcCTCCCCGTTCCTGCTTCTCGCCATGCCCTTCATCTTATGCTGCAAATGCAACTGCCGCCGCCAGGACGACAACCTCTGA
- the rnf144ab gene encoding probable E3 ubiquitin-protein ligase RNF144A-B isoform X2, which translates to MDRYHMKTIHGPRSHEHIPQGSAHPTGLQALPGTVPTGAHEHRLPVPVHLLWRVFKALHRAADHRRPANGDHLPRLRLSKTRRTAGQREVLLDPCRTWCPSSSCQAVCQLKATEASTAQLVQCPDCSLRFCSACQADWHGGEVCQESLPVMTFESEDNGSMGSHEEDEALIKRCPKCKVYIERDEGCAQMMCTNCKHAFCWYCLESLDDDFLLTHYDKGPCRKKLGHSRVSVIWHRTQVVGIFAGFGLLLLVASPFLLLAMPFILCCKCNCRRQDDNL; encoded by the exons ATGGACCGATACCATATGAAAACT ATCCATGGACCCAGGAGCCATGAGCACATCCCCCAGGGATCCGCCCACCCCACTGGCCTGCAAGCTCTGCCTGGGACAGTTCCCACCGGAGCACATGAGCACCGTCTCCCAGTGCCAGTGCATCTTCTGTGGCGAG TGTTTAAAGCGCTACATCGAGCTGCTGATCACAGACGGCCTGCAAACGGTGATCACCTGCCCAGACTCCGCTTGTCTAAAACACGGAGAACTGCAGGACAGCGAG AGGTGCTGCTGGACCCCTGCCGGACCTGGTGCCCGTCCTCCTCGTGCCAGGCCGTGTGCCAGCTGAAGGCAACAGAGGCCTCCACGGCCCAGCTGGTGCAGTGCCCCGACTGCAGCCTGCGCTTCTGCTCGGCATGCCAGGCTGACTGGCACGGCGGGGAGGTGTGCCAGGAGAGCCTGCCTGTTATGACCTTCGAGTCTGAGGATAACGG TTCCATGGGTAGCCACGAGGAGGACGAGGCTCTGATCAAGCGTTGTCCGAAGTGTAAAGTGTACATTGAGAGAGATGAGGGCTGTGCTCAGATGATGTGTACGAACTGCAAGCATGCCTTCTGCTGGTACTGCCTGGAGTCACTGGAT GATGACTTCTTACTGACGCACTACGACAAAGGACCATGTCGGAAAAAACTGGGTCATTCCAGAGTATCTGTCATCTGGCATCGGACACAG GTGGTGGGTATATTTGCTGGTTTcggcctgctgctgctggttgcCTCCCCGTTCCTGCTTCTCGCCATGCCCTTCATCTTATGCTGCAAATGCAACTGCCGCCGCCAGGACGACAACCTCTGA